The following coding sequences lie in one Primulina huaijiensis isolate GDHJ02 chromosome 2, ASM1229523v2, whole genome shotgun sequence genomic window:
- the LOC140962410 gene encoding uncharacterized protein isoform X2, which translates to MGAQEKSPNASSSMQRVKVYRLNEDGKWDDQGTGHVTVDYLERSEDLGLFVIDEEDSETLLLHRISSDDIYRKQEDTIISWRDPEFSTELALSFQETTGCSYICLLVFLFRDHICSVQRNMHFSSLTDETYHNVDSKLRELPSVELSTLPLILKTVVESGIADQIHVAELILHDQDFFGKLMDLFRMCEDLENIDGLRMIFKIIRGIILLNSPQIFERIFGDELIMDIIGCFEYDPEVPHVQHRKFLKEHVVFKEVIPIKDPVVRSKIHQTYRVSYLKDVVWPRALDEAITVNFNSIIHSNNAIVVSLLKDDNAFIKELFSKLKSSTTEMETKKTLVHFLHEFCTLSKSLQMVHQLRLFRDLVTEGIFDIVADVLQSVDKKLVLTGTDILVLFLNQDPNILRGYVSQQEGVLFGLLVKNMLTDFGDDMHCQFVEILRSLLDSYTSGSQRDTTVEIFYEKHLGQIIDVITSSCPPKSAGEICSKYTGSDGGLRNQSHVKPEILLSICDLLCFCVLHHPYRINFLLNNVIDKILYLTRRREKYLIVAAVRFVRTLISRNDEHLMNHFVKNNLFKPIVDAFVANGDRYNLLNSSVLELFEYIRKENLKILLRYLVDTFWDKLAKFEGLSSMQALKVKYEQSLESVGTSSTGNLLDQRKRTDERALEKEEEDYFNEGSDEEDSASAQMTSAERSQIQASVANGFAPGHPSPRSGGLVDYDDDEDDEDYRPPARKMIDASNENEGGTEFPLKRNMVSKEEPEAKRLQRSPKSLKPREGVFAALCSTPSQASLPSKKTATIAFNTSQLDANKNSTEPNYEERRYIKSSGNCQNVEVENHTDTEEASSRSFSDSLHDSSDNRHRGDDLPLLQSKSSPEMAVNGS; encoded by the exons CGTGTTAAAGTATATCGCCTGAATGAGGATGGGAAATGGGATGATCAAGGAACTGGCCACGTCACTGTTGATTATCTGGAG AGGTCAGAAGATCTAGGACTGTTTGTTATTGATGAGGAGGACAGTGAAACATTACTTTTACATCGCATCAGCTCTGATGATATTTATCGTAAGCAAGAAG ATACAATCATTTCATGGAGGGATCCTGAGTTTTCAACTGAATTGGCTCTAAGCTTCCAAGAGACTACCGGTTGCTCATATATATG TTTACTTGTTTTTTTGTTTAGGGACCATATATGTAGCGTACAAAGGAATATGCACTTTAGCTCACTTACTG ATGAAACATACCACAACGTTGACAGCAAGTTGAGGGAGTTACCTTCAGTTGAGCTGTCCACTCTTCCTTTGATACTTAAG ACAGTGGTTGAGAGTGGCATTGCAGATCAGATTCATGTGGCCGAACTTATATTGCATGAT CAAGATTTTTTTGGGAAGCTGATGGACTTGTTTAGGATGTGTGAAGACCTGGAAAACATAGACGGTCTCCGCATGATTTTCAAGATTATCAGAGGAATCA TTCTATTGAACAGTCCTCAGATCTTTGAGAGAATATTTGGTGATGAATTGATCATGGATATAATCGGCTGCTTTGAAT ATGATCCGGAGGTACCTCATGTTCAACATCGCAAGTTTCTAAAAGAGCATGTGGTATTTAAAGAG GTCATACCTATCAAAGATCCTGTAGTTCGTTCGAAAATACATCAAACTTACAGAGTTAGTTATCTGAAG GATGTCGTTTGGCCCAGAGCACTGGATGAAGCCATTACTGTCAATTTTAATTCTattattcattcaaataatgCAATT GTTGTTTCTCTGTTAAAAGATGATAACGCTTTCATTAAGGAATTGTTTTCAAAGCTGAAGTCTTCTACTACAGAAATGGAAACAAAAAAAACTTTG GTACACTTCTTACATGAATTTTGTACCTTAAGTAAGAGCTTACAAATGGTCCATCAGCTTCGTCTATTTAG AGATCTTGTCACTGAAGGCATATTTGATATCGTTGCTGATGTCTTGCAAAGTGTAGACAAGAAGCTTGTATTGACTGG AACAGACATCCTCGTACTTTTCCTAAATCAAGATCCAAATATTCTGCGTGGTTACGTGAGTCAGCAGGAAGGGGTTCTCTTTGGACTTCTT GTGAAAAATATGTTAACAGATTTTGGAGATGATATGCACTGCCAATTTGTTGAGATTCTTCGTAGTCTCTTGGACTCTTATACATCTGGATCACAG CGAGATACTACTGTGGAAATTTTCTACGAGAAACACTTGGGACAAATAATTGATGTCATAACATCTTCATGCCCTCCAAAGAGTGCTGGGGAAATTTGCAGCAAGTACACGGGCTCGGATGGAGGACTGAGGAATCAGAGTCATGTGAAGCCTGAAATACTATTGAGTATATGTGACCTTCTATGCTTCTGTGTTTTGCACCATCCATATAGAATAAA TTTTCTTCTTAATAATGTGATCGATAAGATTTTGTATCTGACAAGAAGAAGAGAAAAGTATCTTATTGTTGCTGCAGTTAGATTTGTGAGGACGCTTATTTCACGGAAT GATGAGCATCTGATGAATCACTTTGTGAAGAATAACCTTTTCAAACCAATAGTGGATGCATTTGTTGCTAATGGGGATCGTTACAATCTTCTGAATTCTTCTGTTCTCGAACTATTTGAATATATTCGAAAG GAGAACTTGAAGATATTACTCAGGTATTTAGTTGATACATTCTGGGACAAGTTGGCCAAATTCGAGGGTTTATCGTCAATGCAAGCTCTGAAAGTTAAATATGAGCAG TCTCTAGAAAGTGTGGGTACATCAAGTACTGGCAATCTGCTAGACCAAAGAAAACGAACTGACGAGCGCGCTTTGGAAAAAGAAGAGGAGGATTATTTTAACGAGGGCAG CGATGAAGAAGATTCTGCATCCGCACAAATGACAAGTGCAGAACGGTCCCAAATTCAAGCTTCTGTAGCTAATGGGTTTGCACCTGGCCACCCATCGCCCAG GTCTGGTGGACTTGTTGATTACGATGATGATGAAGATGACGAGGATTATAGGCCGCCAGCTCGAAAAATGATAGATGCATCTAATGAAAATGAGGGAGGGACAGAATTCCCCTTGAAACGTAATATGGTTTCAAAGGAGGAGCCTGAGGCCAAAAGGTTGCAACGTTCTCCAAAAAGCTTAAAACCGAGGGAAGGTGTTTTCGCTGCCTTGTGCTCAACCCCTAGTCAGGCATCACTACCCAGTAAGAAAACAGCAACTATCGCGTTTAACACTTCCCAGTTAGATGCGAACAAGAACTCTACCGAACCAAATTATGAAGAGAGAAGATATATTAAGTCTTCTGGCAATTGTCAAAATGTTGAAGTGGAAAACCACACTGATACGGAAGAAGCTTCTTCTAGAAGCTTCTCTGATAGTTTGCATGATTCTTCTGACAATAGGCATCGTGGGGATGACTTGCCTTTGCTACAATCAAAGTCCTCACCAGAGATGGCTGTGAATGGATCTTGA
- the LOC140962410 gene encoding uncharacterized protein isoform X3, which produces MGAQEKSPNASSSMQRVKVYRLNEDGKWDDQGTGHVTVDYLERSEDLGLFVIDEEDSETLLLHRISSDDIYRKQEDTIISWRDPEFSTELALSFQETTGCSYIWDHICSVQRNMHFSSLTDETYHNVDSKLRELPSVELSTLPLILKTVVESGIADQIHVAELILHDQDFFGKLMDLFRMCEDLENIDGLRMIFKIIRGIILLNSPQIFERIFGDELIMDIIGCFEYDPEVPHVQHRKFLKEHVVFKEVIPIKDPVVRSKIHQTYRVSYLKDVVWPRALDEAITVNFNSIIHSNNAIVVSLLKDDNAFIKELFSKLKSSTTEMETKKTLVHFLHEFCTLSKSLQMVHQLRLFRDLVTEGIFDIVADVLQSVDKKLVLTGTDILVLFLNQDPNILRGYVSQQEGVLFGLLVKNMLTDFGDDMHCQFVEILRSLLDSYTSGSQRDTTVEIFYEKHLGQIIDVITSSCPPKSAGEICSKYTGSDGGLRNQSHVKPEILLSICDLLCFCVLHHPYRIKCSFLLNNVIDKILYLTRRREKYLIVAAVRFVRTLISRNDEHLMNHFVKNNLFKPIVDAFVANGDRYNLLNSSVLELFEYIRKENLKILLRYLVDTFWDKLAKFEGLSSMQALKVKYEQSLESVGTSSTGNLLDQRKRTDERALEKEEEDYFNEGSDEEDSASAQMTSAERSQIQASVANGFAPGHPSPRSGGLVDYDDDEDDEDYRPPARKMIDASNENEGGTEFPLKRNMVSKEEPEAKRLQRSPKSLKPREGVFAALCSTPSQASLPSKKTATIAFNTSQLDANKNSTEPNYEERRYIKSSGNCQNVEVENHTDTEEASSRSFSDSLHDSSDNRHRGDDLPLLQSKSSPEMAVNGS; this is translated from the exons CGTGTTAAAGTATATCGCCTGAATGAGGATGGGAAATGGGATGATCAAGGAACTGGCCACGTCACTGTTGATTATCTGGAG AGGTCAGAAGATCTAGGACTGTTTGTTATTGATGAGGAGGACAGTGAAACATTACTTTTACATCGCATCAGCTCTGATGATATTTATCGTAAGCAAGAAG ATACAATCATTTCATGGAGGGATCCTGAGTTTTCAACTGAATTGGCTCTAAGCTTCCAAGAGACTACCGGTTGCTCATATATATG GGACCATATATGTAGCGTACAAAGGAATATGCACTTTAGCTCACTTACTG ATGAAACATACCACAACGTTGACAGCAAGTTGAGGGAGTTACCTTCAGTTGAGCTGTCCACTCTTCCTTTGATACTTAAG ACAGTGGTTGAGAGTGGCATTGCAGATCAGATTCATGTGGCCGAACTTATATTGCATGAT CAAGATTTTTTTGGGAAGCTGATGGACTTGTTTAGGATGTGTGAAGACCTGGAAAACATAGACGGTCTCCGCATGATTTTCAAGATTATCAGAGGAATCA TTCTATTGAACAGTCCTCAGATCTTTGAGAGAATATTTGGTGATGAATTGATCATGGATATAATCGGCTGCTTTGAAT ATGATCCGGAGGTACCTCATGTTCAACATCGCAAGTTTCTAAAAGAGCATGTGGTATTTAAAGAG GTCATACCTATCAAAGATCCTGTAGTTCGTTCGAAAATACATCAAACTTACAGAGTTAGTTATCTGAAG GATGTCGTTTGGCCCAGAGCACTGGATGAAGCCATTACTGTCAATTTTAATTCTattattcattcaaataatgCAATT GTTGTTTCTCTGTTAAAAGATGATAACGCTTTCATTAAGGAATTGTTTTCAAAGCTGAAGTCTTCTACTACAGAAATGGAAACAAAAAAAACTTTG GTACACTTCTTACATGAATTTTGTACCTTAAGTAAGAGCTTACAAATGGTCCATCAGCTTCGTCTATTTAG AGATCTTGTCACTGAAGGCATATTTGATATCGTTGCTGATGTCTTGCAAAGTGTAGACAAGAAGCTTGTATTGACTGG AACAGACATCCTCGTACTTTTCCTAAATCAAGATCCAAATATTCTGCGTGGTTACGTGAGTCAGCAGGAAGGGGTTCTCTTTGGACTTCTT GTGAAAAATATGTTAACAGATTTTGGAGATGATATGCACTGCCAATTTGTTGAGATTCTTCGTAGTCTCTTGGACTCTTATACATCTGGATCACAG CGAGATACTACTGTGGAAATTTTCTACGAGAAACACTTGGGACAAATAATTGATGTCATAACATCTTCATGCCCTCCAAAGAGTGCTGGGGAAATTTGCAGCAAGTACACGGGCTCGGATGGAGGACTGAGGAATCAGAGTCATGTGAAGCCTGAAATACTATTGAGTATATGTGACCTTCTATGCTTCTGTGTTTTGCACCATCCATATAGAATAAA ATGCAGTTTTCTTCTTAATAATGTGATCGATAAGATTTTGTATCTGACAAGAAGAAGAGAAAAGTATCTTATTGTTGCTGCAGTTAGATTTGTGAGGACGCTTATTTCACGGAAT GATGAGCATCTGATGAATCACTTTGTGAAGAATAACCTTTTCAAACCAATAGTGGATGCATTTGTTGCTAATGGGGATCGTTACAATCTTCTGAATTCTTCTGTTCTCGAACTATTTGAATATATTCGAAAG GAGAACTTGAAGATATTACTCAGGTATTTAGTTGATACATTCTGGGACAAGTTGGCCAAATTCGAGGGTTTATCGTCAATGCAAGCTCTGAAAGTTAAATATGAGCAG TCTCTAGAAAGTGTGGGTACATCAAGTACTGGCAATCTGCTAGACCAAAGAAAACGAACTGACGAGCGCGCTTTGGAAAAAGAAGAGGAGGATTATTTTAACGAGGGCAG CGATGAAGAAGATTCTGCATCCGCACAAATGACAAGTGCAGAACGGTCCCAAATTCAAGCTTCTGTAGCTAATGGGTTTGCACCTGGCCACCCATCGCCCAG GTCTGGTGGACTTGTTGATTACGATGATGATGAAGATGACGAGGATTATAGGCCGCCAGCTCGAAAAATGATAGATGCATCTAATGAAAATGAGGGAGGGACAGAATTCCCCTTGAAACGTAATATGGTTTCAAAGGAGGAGCCTGAGGCCAAAAGGTTGCAACGTTCTCCAAAAAGCTTAAAACCGAGGGAAGGTGTTTTCGCTGCCTTGTGCTCAACCCCTAGTCAGGCATCACTACCCAGTAAGAAAACAGCAACTATCGCGTTTAACACTTCCCAGTTAGATGCGAACAAGAACTCTACCGAACCAAATTATGAAGAGAGAAGATATATTAAGTCTTCTGGCAATTGTCAAAATGTTGAAGTGGAAAACCACACTGATACGGAAGAAGCTTCTTCTAGAAGCTTCTCTGATAGTTTGCATGATTCTTCTGACAATAGGCATCGTGGGGATGACTTGCCTTTGCTACAATCAAAGTCCTCACCAGAGATGGCTGTGAATGGATCTTGA
- the LOC140962410 gene encoding uncharacterized protein isoform X5 produces MGAQEKSPNASSSMQRVKVYRLNEDGKWDDQGTGHVTVDYLERSEDLGLFVIDEEDSETLLLHRISSDDIYRKQEDTIISWRDPEFSTELALSFQETTGCSYIWDHICSVQRNMHFSSLTDETYHNVDSKLRELPSVELSTLPLILKTVVESGIADQIHVAELILHDQDFFGKLMDLFRMCEDLENIDGLRMIFKIIRGIILLNSPQIFERIFGDELIMDIIGCFEYDPEVPHVQHRKFLKEHVVFKEVIPIKDPVVRSKIHQTYRVSYLKDVVWPRALDEAITVNFNSIIHSNNAIVVSLLKDDNAFIKELFSKLKSSTTEMETKKTLVHFLHEFCTLSKSLQMVHQLRLFRDLVTEGIFDIVADVLQSVDKKLVLTGTDILVLFLNQDPNILRGYVSQQEGVLFGLLVKNMLTDFGDDMHCQFVEILRSLLDSYTSGSQRDTTVEIFYEKHLGQIIDVITSSCPPKSAGEICSKYTGSDGGLRNQSHVKPEILLSICDLLCFCVLHHPYRINFLLNNVIDKILYLTRRREKYLIVAAVRFVRTLISRNDEHLMNHFVKNNLFKPIVDAFVANGDRYNLLNSSVLELFEYIRKENLKILLRYLVDTFWDKLAKFEGLSSMQALKVKYEQSLESVGTSSTGNLLDQRKRTDERALEKEEEDYFNEGSDEEDSASAQMTSAERSQIQASVANGFAPGHPSPRSGGLVDYDDDEDDEDYRPPARKMIDASNENEGGTEFPLKRNMVSKEEPEAKRLQRSPKSLKPREGVFAALCSTPSQASLPSKKTATIAFNTSQLDANKNSTEPNYEERRYIKSSGNCQNVEVENHTDTEEASSRSFSDSLHDSSDNRHRGDDLPLLQSKSSPEMAVNGS; encoded by the exons CGTGTTAAAGTATATCGCCTGAATGAGGATGGGAAATGGGATGATCAAGGAACTGGCCACGTCACTGTTGATTATCTGGAG AGGTCAGAAGATCTAGGACTGTTTGTTATTGATGAGGAGGACAGTGAAACATTACTTTTACATCGCATCAGCTCTGATGATATTTATCGTAAGCAAGAAG ATACAATCATTTCATGGAGGGATCCTGAGTTTTCAACTGAATTGGCTCTAAGCTTCCAAGAGACTACCGGTTGCTCATATATATG GGACCATATATGTAGCGTACAAAGGAATATGCACTTTAGCTCACTTACTG ATGAAACATACCACAACGTTGACAGCAAGTTGAGGGAGTTACCTTCAGTTGAGCTGTCCACTCTTCCTTTGATACTTAAG ACAGTGGTTGAGAGTGGCATTGCAGATCAGATTCATGTGGCCGAACTTATATTGCATGAT CAAGATTTTTTTGGGAAGCTGATGGACTTGTTTAGGATGTGTGAAGACCTGGAAAACATAGACGGTCTCCGCATGATTTTCAAGATTATCAGAGGAATCA TTCTATTGAACAGTCCTCAGATCTTTGAGAGAATATTTGGTGATGAATTGATCATGGATATAATCGGCTGCTTTGAAT ATGATCCGGAGGTACCTCATGTTCAACATCGCAAGTTTCTAAAAGAGCATGTGGTATTTAAAGAG GTCATACCTATCAAAGATCCTGTAGTTCGTTCGAAAATACATCAAACTTACAGAGTTAGTTATCTGAAG GATGTCGTTTGGCCCAGAGCACTGGATGAAGCCATTACTGTCAATTTTAATTCTattattcattcaaataatgCAATT GTTGTTTCTCTGTTAAAAGATGATAACGCTTTCATTAAGGAATTGTTTTCAAAGCTGAAGTCTTCTACTACAGAAATGGAAACAAAAAAAACTTTG GTACACTTCTTACATGAATTTTGTACCTTAAGTAAGAGCTTACAAATGGTCCATCAGCTTCGTCTATTTAG AGATCTTGTCACTGAAGGCATATTTGATATCGTTGCTGATGTCTTGCAAAGTGTAGACAAGAAGCTTGTATTGACTGG AACAGACATCCTCGTACTTTTCCTAAATCAAGATCCAAATATTCTGCGTGGTTACGTGAGTCAGCAGGAAGGGGTTCTCTTTGGACTTCTT GTGAAAAATATGTTAACAGATTTTGGAGATGATATGCACTGCCAATTTGTTGAGATTCTTCGTAGTCTCTTGGACTCTTATACATCTGGATCACAG CGAGATACTACTGTGGAAATTTTCTACGAGAAACACTTGGGACAAATAATTGATGTCATAACATCTTCATGCCCTCCAAAGAGTGCTGGGGAAATTTGCAGCAAGTACACGGGCTCGGATGGAGGACTGAGGAATCAGAGTCATGTGAAGCCTGAAATACTATTGAGTATATGTGACCTTCTATGCTTCTGTGTTTTGCACCATCCATATAGAATAAA TTTTCTTCTTAATAATGTGATCGATAAGATTTTGTATCTGACAAGAAGAAGAGAAAAGTATCTTATTGTTGCTGCAGTTAGATTTGTGAGGACGCTTATTTCACGGAAT GATGAGCATCTGATGAATCACTTTGTGAAGAATAACCTTTTCAAACCAATAGTGGATGCATTTGTTGCTAATGGGGATCGTTACAATCTTCTGAATTCTTCTGTTCTCGAACTATTTGAATATATTCGAAAG GAGAACTTGAAGATATTACTCAGGTATTTAGTTGATACATTCTGGGACAAGTTGGCCAAATTCGAGGGTTTATCGTCAATGCAAGCTCTGAAAGTTAAATATGAGCAG TCTCTAGAAAGTGTGGGTACATCAAGTACTGGCAATCTGCTAGACCAAAGAAAACGAACTGACGAGCGCGCTTTGGAAAAAGAAGAGGAGGATTATTTTAACGAGGGCAG CGATGAAGAAGATTCTGCATCCGCACAAATGACAAGTGCAGAACGGTCCCAAATTCAAGCTTCTGTAGCTAATGGGTTTGCACCTGGCCACCCATCGCCCAG GTCTGGTGGACTTGTTGATTACGATGATGATGAAGATGACGAGGATTATAGGCCGCCAGCTCGAAAAATGATAGATGCATCTAATGAAAATGAGGGAGGGACAGAATTCCCCTTGAAACGTAATATGGTTTCAAAGGAGGAGCCTGAGGCCAAAAGGTTGCAACGTTCTCCAAAAAGCTTAAAACCGAGGGAAGGTGTTTTCGCTGCCTTGTGCTCAACCCCTAGTCAGGCATCACTACCCAGTAAGAAAACAGCAACTATCGCGTTTAACACTTCCCAGTTAGATGCGAACAAGAACTCTACCGAACCAAATTATGAAGAGAGAAGATATATTAAGTCTTCTGGCAATTGTCAAAATGTTGAAGTGGAAAACCACACTGATACGGAAGAAGCTTCTTCTAGAAGCTTCTCTGATAGTTTGCATGATTCTTCTGACAATAGGCATCGTGGGGATGACTTGCCTTTGCTACAATCAAAGTCCTCACCAGAGATGGCTGTGAATGGATCTTGA
- the LOC140962410 gene encoding uncharacterized protein isoform X4 produces MHFSSFQRVKVYRLNEDGKWDDQGTGHVTVDYLERSEDLGLFVIDEEDSETLLLHRISSDDIYRKQEDTIISWRDPEFSTELALSFQETTGCSYICLLVFLFRDHICSVQRNMHFSSLTDETYHNVDSKLRELPSVELSTLPLILKTVVESGIADQIHVAELILHDQDFFGKLMDLFRMCEDLENIDGLRMIFKIIRGIILLNSPQIFERIFGDELIMDIIGCFEYDPEVPHVQHRKFLKEHVVFKEVIPIKDPVVRSKIHQTYRVSYLKDVVWPRALDEAITVNFNSIIHSNNAIVVSLLKDDNAFIKELFSKLKSSTTEMETKKTLVHFLHEFCTLSKSLQMVHQLRLFRDLVTEGIFDIVADVLQSVDKKLVLTGTDILVLFLNQDPNILRGYVSQQEGVLFGLLVKNMLTDFGDDMHCQFVEILRSLLDSYTSGSQRDTTVEIFYEKHLGQIIDVITSSCPPKSAGEICSKYTGSDGGLRNQSHVKPEILLSICDLLCFCVLHHPYRIKCSFLLNNVIDKILYLTRRREKYLIVAAVRFVRTLISRNDEHLMNHFVKNNLFKPIVDAFVANGDRYNLLNSSVLELFEYIRKENLKILLRYLVDTFWDKLAKFEGLSSMQALKVKYEQSLESVGTSSTGNLLDQRKRTDERALEKEEEDYFNEGSDEEDSASAQMTSAERSQIQASVANGFAPGHPSPRSGGLVDYDDDEDDEDYRPPARKMIDASNENEGGTEFPLKRNMVSKEEPEAKRLQRSPKSLKPREGVFAALCSTPSQASLPSKKTATIAFNTSQLDANKNSTEPNYEERRYIKSSGNCQNVEVENHTDTEEASSRSFSDSLHDSSDNRHRGDDLPLLQSKSSPEMAVNGS; encoded by the exons CGTGTTAAAGTATATCGCCTGAATGAGGATGGGAAATGGGATGATCAAGGAACTGGCCACGTCACTGTTGATTATCTGGAG AGGTCAGAAGATCTAGGACTGTTTGTTATTGATGAGGAGGACAGTGAAACATTACTTTTACATCGCATCAGCTCTGATGATATTTATCGTAAGCAAGAAG ATACAATCATTTCATGGAGGGATCCTGAGTTTTCAACTGAATTGGCTCTAAGCTTCCAAGAGACTACCGGTTGCTCATATATATG TTTACTTGTTTTTTTGTTTAGGGACCATATATGTAGCGTACAAAGGAATATGCACTTTAGCTCACTTACTG ATGAAACATACCACAACGTTGACAGCAAGTTGAGGGAGTTACCTTCAGTTGAGCTGTCCACTCTTCCTTTGATACTTAAG ACAGTGGTTGAGAGTGGCATTGCAGATCAGATTCATGTGGCCGAACTTATATTGCATGAT CAAGATTTTTTTGGGAAGCTGATGGACTTGTTTAGGATGTGTGAAGACCTGGAAAACATAGACGGTCTCCGCATGATTTTCAAGATTATCAGAGGAATCA TTCTATTGAACAGTCCTCAGATCTTTGAGAGAATATTTGGTGATGAATTGATCATGGATATAATCGGCTGCTTTGAAT ATGATCCGGAGGTACCTCATGTTCAACATCGCAAGTTTCTAAAAGAGCATGTGGTATTTAAAGAG GTCATACCTATCAAAGATCCTGTAGTTCGTTCGAAAATACATCAAACTTACAGAGTTAGTTATCTGAAG GATGTCGTTTGGCCCAGAGCACTGGATGAAGCCATTACTGTCAATTTTAATTCTattattcattcaaataatgCAATT GTTGTTTCTCTGTTAAAAGATGATAACGCTTTCATTAAGGAATTGTTTTCAAAGCTGAAGTCTTCTACTACAGAAATGGAAACAAAAAAAACTTTG GTACACTTCTTACATGAATTTTGTACCTTAAGTAAGAGCTTACAAATGGTCCATCAGCTTCGTCTATTTAG AGATCTTGTCACTGAAGGCATATTTGATATCGTTGCTGATGTCTTGCAAAGTGTAGACAAGAAGCTTGTATTGACTGG AACAGACATCCTCGTACTTTTCCTAAATCAAGATCCAAATATTCTGCGTGGTTACGTGAGTCAGCAGGAAGGGGTTCTCTTTGGACTTCTT GTGAAAAATATGTTAACAGATTTTGGAGATGATATGCACTGCCAATTTGTTGAGATTCTTCGTAGTCTCTTGGACTCTTATACATCTGGATCACAG CGAGATACTACTGTGGAAATTTTCTACGAGAAACACTTGGGACAAATAATTGATGTCATAACATCTTCATGCCCTCCAAAGAGTGCTGGGGAAATTTGCAGCAAGTACACGGGCTCGGATGGAGGACTGAGGAATCAGAGTCATGTGAAGCCTGAAATACTATTGAGTATATGTGACCTTCTATGCTTCTGTGTTTTGCACCATCCATATAGAATAAA ATGCAGTTTTCTTCTTAATAATGTGATCGATAAGATTTTGTATCTGACAAGAAGAAGAGAAAAGTATCTTATTGTTGCTGCAGTTAGATTTGTGAGGACGCTTATTTCACGGAAT GATGAGCATCTGATGAATCACTTTGTGAAGAATAACCTTTTCAAACCAATAGTGGATGCATTTGTTGCTAATGGGGATCGTTACAATCTTCTGAATTCTTCTGTTCTCGAACTATTTGAATATATTCGAAAG GAGAACTTGAAGATATTACTCAGGTATTTAGTTGATACATTCTGGGACAAGTTGGCCAAATTCGAGGGTTTATCGTCAATGCAAGCTCTGAAAGTTAAATATGAGCAG TCTCTAGAAAGTGTGGGTACATCAAGTACTGGCAATCTGCTAGACCAAAGAAAACGAACTGACGAGCGCGCTTTGGAAAAAGAAGAGGAGGATTATTTTAACGAGGGCAG CGATGAAGAAGATTCTGCATCCGCACAAATGACAAGTGCAGAACGGTCCCAAATTCAAGCTTCTGTAGCTAATGGGTTTGCACCTGGCCACCCATCGCCCAG GTCTGGTGGACTTGTTGATTACGATGATGATGAAGATGACGAGGATTATAGGCCGCCAGCTCGAAAAATGATAGATGCATCTAATGAAAATGAGGGAGGGACAGAATTCCCCTTGAAACGTAATATGGTTTCAAAGGAGGAGCCTGAGGCCAAAAGGTTGCAACGTTCTCCAAAAAGCTTAAAACCGAGGGAAGGTGTTTTCGCTGCCTTGTGCTCAACCCCTAGTCAGGCATCACTACCCAGTAAGAAAACAGCAACTATCGCGTTTAACACTTCCCAGTTAGATGCGAACAAGAACTCTACCGAACCAAATTATGAAGAGAGAAGATATATTAAGTCTTCTGGCAATTGTCAAAATGTTGAAGTGGAAAACCACACTGATACGGAAGAAGCTTCTTCTAGAAGCTTCTCTGATAGTTTGCATGATTCTTCTGACAATAGGCATCGTGGGGATGACTTGCCTTTGCTACAATCAAAGTCCTCACCAGAGATGGCTGTGAATGGATCTTGA